Proteins found in one Deltaproteobacteria bacterium genomic segment:
- a CDS encoding phosphorylase produces MNITVRNVITSMRLMSAVDWAEFFENVSLVDAELRAGSDFAAMDFPTRDRYRHAIEVLARGSGHSELEVAGRALRAAQCADGAPFETPPTEATLQGERKKSVEPRNNTARAEEAPSFQEPSRGPACELPDRRREQDPGYYLIAKGRRALETELGFRVPMRHWLTRVYAAAGIFGYLGTVAILSAIILALSLLGVAECGVGGSALGLLALLALVPASDVAMALVNRHVTNQFGPTALPALELRDGVPSNLRTMVVVPTLLTTPTEIEEQIERLEVRYLASAEAGDLYFALLSDWTDAASESVPDDDALLGAATEGIARLNQRYGPAPDGARFLLLHRGRRWNAGEGKWIGWERKRGKLHELNRLLRGATDTTFLAIGDRAPAVPASVRYVITLDGDTRLPRGAARQLVGKMAHPLNRPQLDPHSRRVVDGYAVLQPRVTPSLPIGREGSVFQRVFSGPGGIDPYAFAVSDVYQDLFGEGSFTGKGIYDVDIFEAALKGRVPERTLLSHDLFEGIFARAGLASDIEVVEEFPSRYDVAAARQHRWARGDWQLLPWILGRGRGATSDPVCGAIPLIGRWKMIDNLRRTVSAPVTFLALAAGWMLPPIAAAVWTGVVLAMIALPALLPFGAGILPRRFGISKRSHLLAVASDLALGLSQIGFSLTLLAHQAWLMTDAIVRTLFRLFVSHRRMLEWVTAAQAKFSLPLNVPGFYRRMAGGVVLAAAGAAAVAYAGHGAALIAGPFLILWTLSPVVAQWASRPPSVAGSEPVSAANAQVLRLIARRTWRFFEIFVAADDHMLPPDNFQEDPKPVVAHRTSPTNLGLYLLSVVAARDFGWFGTLDATEKLEATLGTMNELERFRGHFYNWYDTRDLRSLEPKYVSSVDSGNLAGHLIALSNACRELVGRAVVGPQWFAGIADALGLTREALGALADDRRTQTVTRKQLDDALNALAVSLDESRAETPADVAGLLGEIVLHADTVTDIARALSEERGDGSSADVLAWAEAVRASIQSHDRDLRELMPWARLLAPEGVDPVPDSPARRPQKNGASSGRAERSFQTDNTTVCPEEPPSFWRRLEGPSRNLDAALRPLFDTIPTLADLPDRCDAVLVILFGRRADLAARGDTNGDAAAQGQALEALIAAVEHSGRTARALERRLTALAALARKMFEAMEFGFLFDPSRQLLSIGYQVAEGRLDSNCYDLLASEARLASFVAIAKGDVPVRHWFRLGRALTPVDRGSALISWSGSMFEYLMPSLVMRAPVGSLLEQTNGLVVRRQMHYGAERGVPWGVSESAYNARDLEFTYQYSNFGVPGLGLKRGLSEDVVVAPYATALAAMVDADAAAQNFSRLAAVGGRGRYGWYEALDYTPTRLPEGESVAIVRTYMAHHQAMTLLAIANALHGGAMRARFHADAIVQATELLLQERTPRDVAVARPRAEEVMAAPSVRELIPPMVRRFHSPHDRVPRTHLLSNGRYAVMLTSAGSGYSRWRDLAVTRWCEDVTCDSWGAYVFLRDSLSGDVWSAGYQPSGVEPDSYEVSFCEDRAEISRRDGTITTTLEVAVSPEADAEVRRVSLSNLGSRVREIELTSYAEVVLASPAADAAHPAFSKLFVQTEFVADVGADGGTLLATRRPRSPGDQQVWAAHLAVVEGESVGARQFETDRARFLGRGRAIRTPISVVDGRPLSNTVGTVLDPIFSLRCCVRLPPGATVRVAFWTLIAPSRSEALDLADKHHDSAAFERAVTLAWTQAQVQLHHLGIGPDEAHLFQRLANHVLYSDPTLRPSSEVLKRNERAQSALWPHGISGDLPVVLVRIDEVEDLEIVRQLLRAHEYWRMKRLEVDVVILNERPSSYTADLQGALEAILRASQSRGHPEAEDVRGKVFVLRTDLISVEVRSLLQSVARAVLLSRRGSLTEQVKRLYETELAVPRPQRRISPLFGWGEPRARAASERLETTAPQLDIEFFNGLGGFADSAREYVTILGEGQWTPAPWINVIANPSFGFQTSVDGGGYTWSINSREHQLTPWSNDPIGDQPGEAIYLRDDDSGALWSPTALPIREEVSPYVCRHGQGYSRFEHTSDGVSLELLQYVPLDDPVKISRLSVRNGSGRSRRLSVTAYVEWVLGTSRGASAPCVVTEIDSETGAMLARNAWSNEFGGRVAFADLRGRQLTWTGDRTEFLGRNGTLDQPSALTDGGSLSNRVGAGLDPCGALQTKLEIKPNDSAEIVFFLGEAATKADALALITRYRTADLDAVFEAVIRQWDDVLGAVQVRTPDRSMDILLNRWLLYQALACRVWARSAFYQASGAYGFRDQLQDVMALSLSQPQQTRAHLLRAAARQFVEGDMQHWWLPSSGQGVRTRMSDDGVWLPHAVADYVEVTGDLAVLDEPVPFLDGPGLRDGEPDAYFQPMVAEERATLFEHCARALDRSLSFGVHGLPLMGTGDWNDGMNRVGAGGKGESVWLGWFLHATLCAFAPLADGRVEQARATTWRCCAAALRESLEREAWDGDWYRRGYFDDGTPLGSASNDECRIDSIAQSWAVISGAADPARAARAMAAVEEHLVRRSDGVMTLFTPPFDHTALDPGYIKGYPPGIRENGGQYTHAAIWSVIAFALLGDGDKAGELFAMLNPINHASTRSGVHRYKVEPYVVAADIYATAPHVGRGGWTWYTGSAAWMYRAGLESILGFRVRGATLLIDPCIPKAWRGFEIEFRYHSARYNIAVENPRGVTRGVTRVELDGAELAEAQGPIPMVDDGATHRVQVTLG; encoded by the coding sequence ATGAACATCACGGTGCGTAATGTCATCACCAGCATGCGCTTGATGTCCGCCGTTGATTGGGCGGAGTTCTTCGAGAACGTCAGCCTCGTCGATGCGGAGCTTCGCGCTGGCAGCGACTTTGCCGCCATGGATTTTCCGACGCGGGATCGCTACCGCCACGCGATCGAAGTGCTGGCGCGCGGCTCGGGACACTCGGAGCTCGAAGTCGCCGGGCGCGCGTTGCGCGCGGCCCAGTGCGCGGACGGCGCGCCCTTCGAGACGCCGCCAACAGAAGCGACTCTTCAGGGTGAACGGAAGAAGTCGGTCGAACCAAGGAACAATACCGCTCGGGCTGAGGAGGCCCCATCTTTCCAGGAGCCGTCTCGAGGCCCTGCTTGCGAATTGCCCGACCGTCGCCGTGAGCAAGATCCCGGCTACTACCTCATCGCCAAGGGACGGCGGGCCTTGGAGACGGAGCTCGGATTTCGCGTGCCGATGCGCCACTGGCTCACTCGCGTCTACGCGGCCGCGGGGATCTTCGGATATCTAGGAACGGTCGCGATCCTCAGCGCCATCATCCTCGCTCTGTCTCTGCTCGGTGTCGCGGAATGCGGGGTGGGCGGATCGGCGCTCGGCCTGCTCGCGCTGCTCGCCCTCGTCCCGGCGTCGGATGTGGCGATGGCGCTGGTGAATCGCCACGTCACGAATCAGTTCGGCCCCACGGCACTGCCGGCGTTGGAGCTACGCGACGGCGTGCCGTCGAACCTGCGCACGATGGTCGTCGTGCCCACGCTCTTGACCACGCCGACGGAGATCGAAGAGCAGATCGAGCGCCTCGAGGTTCGGTATCTGGCGAGTGCGGAGGCCGGCGACCTCTACTTTGCGCTGCTCTCTGACTGGACGGACGCCGCCAGCGAGAGTGTGCCGGACGACGACGCGCTGTTGGGTGCTGCCACGGAGGGCATCGCCCGCTTGAATCAACGCTACGGACCCGCACCGGATGGCGCGCGATTCCTCTTGCTCCATCGTGGGCGGCGCTGGAATGCGGGAGAAGGAAAGTGGATCGGGTGGGAACGCAAGCGCGGCAAGCTGCACGAGCTGAATCGATTGCTGCGCGGCGCTACCGACACGACCTTCCTTGCCATCGGCGACCGCGCACCCGCGGTCCCGGCCAGCGTACGCTACGTGATCACCCTTGACGGCGATACGCGACTCCCGCGGGGAGCGGCCCGCCAACTCGTTGGGAAGATGGCGCACCCACTCAATCGCCCGCAGCTCGATCCCCATAGCCGTCGCGTCGTCGACGGCTACGCGGTGCTGCAGCCGCGCGTCACGCCGTCGTTGCCAATTGGTCGTGAGGGGTCGGTCTTCCAGCGTGTGTTCTCAGGTCCCGGGGGCATCGACCCCTACGCGTTTGCGGTCTCCGACGTGTACCAGGACCTCTTCGGCGAAGGGTCGTTCACCGGAAAGGGAATCTATGATGTCGACATCTTCGAAGCCGCCCTCAAAGGGCGGGTGCCTGAGCGCACGCTTCTGAGTCACGATCTGTTCGAGGGCATTTTCGCGCGCGCTGGACTGGCTTCCGACATCGAGGTCGTCGAGGAGTTCCCGTCGCGCTACGACGTCGCCGCGGCGCGGCAGCATCGGTGGGCGCGCGGTGATTGGCAGTTGCTTCCCTGGATTCTCGGCCGTGGACGGGGCGCAACCAGCGACCCGGTCTGCGGGGCAATTCCCTTGATCGGGCGTTGGAAGATGATCGACAACCTCCGTCGCACGGTGTCGGCGCCGGTTACTTTTCTCGCGCTCGCGGCAGGGTGGATGTTGCCGCCTATTGCTGCCGCGGTCTGGACCGGGGTCGTCCTCGCGATGATCGCGCTGCCCGCGCTGCTACCGTTTGGTGCCGGCATCCTGCCGCGACGGTTCGGGATTTCGAAGCGTAGCCACTTGCTCGCAGTAGCTTCGGATCTCGCGCTCGGTTTGTCACAGATTGGGTTCTCGCTCACGCTGCTCGCGCATCAGGCGTGGTTGATGACCGACGCCATCGTGCGCACGCTCTTCCGTCTGTTCGTTTCGCACCGACGCATGCTCGAGTGGGTGACCGCCGCGCAGGCGAAGTTCAGCCTTCCCCTCAATGTCCCCGGTTTCTACCGTCGGATGGCTGGCGGCGTCGTGTTGGCTGCAGCGGGGGCCGCCGCCGTCGCGTACGCCGGGCACGGTGCGGCGTTGATCGCGGGTCCATTCTTGATTCTGTGGACGTTGTCACCGGTCGTGGCGCAGTGGGCGAGCCGTCCACCAAGCGTGGCGGGCTCCGAGCCCGTGTCGGCCGCGAACGCGCAGGTACTGCGGCTGATCGCCCGTCGTACATGGCGGTTCTTCGAGATCTTCGTCGCGGCGGATGATCACATGCTGCCTCCCGACAACTTTCAGGAAGATCCGAAGCCGGTGGTTGCCCATCGGACCTCCCCGACGAACCTCGGATTGTACCTCCTGTCGGTGGTTGCCGCGCGCGACTTCGGCTGGTTCGGTACGCTCGATGCCACGGAAAAATTGGAGGCGACGCTCGGAACGATGAATGAGCTCGAGCGCTTTCGCGGCCACTTCTACAACTGGTACGACACGCGTGACCTTCGTTCGCTCGAGCCGAAGTACGTCTCTTCCGTGGACAGCGGAAATCTCGCGGGACACCTGATCGCTCTCTCAAACGCCTGTCGGGAACTGGTCGGCCGGGCTGTGGTGGGTCCACAATGGTTCGCGGGGATCGCCGACGCGCTCGGGCTCACTCGTGAGGCCTTGGGCGCGCTCGCGGACGACCGCCGAACACAAACGGTGACGCGGAAGCAACTGGACGACGCGCTCAACGCTCTCGCGGTTTCGCTCGATGAGTCGCGGGCGGAGACCCCGGCGGATGTCGCAGGGCTGCTCGGTGAGATCGTTCTTCACGCCGACACCGTCACTGACATCGCGCGAGCGCTGAGCGAGGAACGTGGCGACGGCAGCAGCGCCGACGTGCTGGCCTGGGCGGAAGCAGTGCGTGCCTCCATCCAGAGCCACGACCGCGATCTGCGGGAGTTGATGCCCTGGGCGCGTCTGCTTGCGCCGGAGGGCGTCGATCCTGTCCCAGACAGCCCTGCGAGACGGCCCCAAAAAAATGGGGCCTCCTCAGGGCGAGCGGAACGGTCCTTTCAAACCGACAACACAACCGTTTGCCCTGAGGAGCCGCCGTCATTTTGGCGGCGTCTCGAAGGGCCGTCTCGCAACTTGGATGCGGCGCTCCGCCCGCTCTTCGACACTATCCCCACCTTGGCTGATCTGCCGGACCGCTGCGATGCGGTACTCGTGATCCTCTTCGGTCGGCGCGCAGACCTCGCCGCGCGTGGAGACACAAATGGCGACGCAGCGGCGCAAGGCCAGGCGCTGGAAGCGCTCATCGCGGCTGTCGAGCATTCCGGTCGCACGGCGCGCGCGTTGGAGCGGCGACTTACGGCGCTGGCCGCGCTTGCCCGCAAGATGTTCGAGGCTATGGAGTTCGGCTTTCTCTTCGATCCGTCACGGCAGCTCCTGTCGATCGGATACCAGGTCGCCGAAGGCCGCCTCGATTCCAATTGCTACGACTTGCTAGCGTCCGAGGCGCGTCTGGCCAGCTTCGTCGCGATCGCCAAGGGCGACGTGCCGGTGCGGCATTGGTTCCGGCTCGGGCGCGCCTTGACGCCGGTCGACCGCGGCTCGGCGTTGATCTCGTGGTCGGGGTCGATGTTTGAGTACCTGATGCCGTCGCTGGTGATGCGCGCGCCCGTAGGCAGCTTACTCGAGCAAACGAACGGCTTGGTCGTGCGCCGGCAGATGCACTACGGCGCCGAGCGCGGCGTCCCCTGGGGGGTTTCGGAATCGGCGTACAATGCGCGCGATCTCGAGTTCACGTATCAGTACTCGAATTTCGGCGTGCCCGGTTTGGGCCTCAAGCGCGGCCTCAGCGAGGATGTCGTCGTCGCCCCGTACGCGACGGCGCTGGCGGCGATGGTGGACGCGGACGCCGCGGCGCAGAATTTCTCGCGGCTGGCCGCAGTCGGCGGTCGCGGGCGGTACGGTTGGTACGAGGCGCTCGACTATACCCCGACGCGATTGCCCGAAGGCGAGTCGGTGGCAATCGTTCGCACCTACATGGCGCACCACCAAGCGATGACTCTGCTCGCGATCGCCAACGCACTCCACGGCGGCGCGATGCGCGCCCGTTTCCACGCCGACGCGATCGTCCAAGCCACCGAACTCTTGCTACAGGAGCGCACGCCACGCGATGTCGCCGTGGCGCGCCCGCGCGCCGAGGAGGTGATGGCCGCGCCGAGTGTGCGTGAGCTGATTCCGCCGATGGTGCGCCGCTTCCACTCGCCACACGATCGCGTGCCGCGCACGCACCTGCTCTCGAACGGCCGCTATGCCGTGATGCTCACCAGCGCGGGCTCGGGATACAGTCGCTGGCGCGATCTCGCGGTCACGCGCTGGTGCGAGGACGTCACCTGCGACTCCTGGGGCGCCTACGTCTTCCTGCGCGACAGTCTGAGCGGCGACGTGTGGTCGGCTGGATATCAACCGAGCGGCGTTGAGCCGGATAGTTACGAGGTGTCGTTCTGCGAGGATCGCGCGGAAATCAGCCGCCGCGATGGCACGATCACCACGACGCTGGAGGTGGCGGTCTCACCGGAGGCCGACGCGGAGGTGCGTCGGGTGTCGCTGTCGAATCTCGGCAGCCGCGTGCGGGAGATCGAGCTGACCTCGTACGCCGAGGTCGTGTTGGCGTCTCCCGCCGCCGACGCGGCGCACCCGGCCTTCTCCAAGCTGTTCGTGCAAACGGAGTTCGTCGCCGATGTCGGCGCCGACGGCGGAACTCTCTTGGCCACGCGGCGGCCGCGGTCGCCCGGCGACCAGCAGGTGTGGGCCGCGCACCTCGCTGTCGTGGAAGGCGAGAGCGTAGGCGCGCGGCAGTTCGAAACCGACCGGGCGCGCTTTCTGGGTCGCGGCCGCGCCATCCGCACGCCGATCTCCGTGGTCGACGGCCGGCCGTTGTCCAACACGGTGGGCACCGTGCTCGATCCGATCTTCAGTCTGCGGTGCTGCGTGCGGCTGCCGCCGGGGGCTACTGTGCGCGTCGCGTTCTGGACGCTGATCGCGCCGTCGCGCAGCGAGGCGCTCGACTTGGCTGACAAGCACCACGACTCCGCTGCCTTTGAGCGCGCCGTCACGCTGGCCTGGACCCAGGCGCAAGTGCAGCTCCATCATCTCGGCATCGGTCCCGACGAGGCCCACCTCTTCCAGCGTCTCGCCAACCACGTGCTCTATTCCGACCCGACGCTGCGGCCATCGTCCGAAGTCTTGAAGCGCAACGAGCGGGCGCAGTCCGCGCTCTGGCCGCATGGCATTTCGGGCGACTTGCCAGTCGTCCTGGTGCGCATCGATGAGGTCGAAGATCTCGAAATCGTCCGGCAGCTTCTCCGCGCCCATGAGTACTGGCGGATGAAGCGACTGGAAGTCGACGTGGTGATCCTCAACGAGCGTCCTTCGTCATATACCGCGGATCTCCAGGGAGCGCTGGAGGCGATACTGCGTGCGAGCCAGTCTCGCGGGCACCCCGAGGCAGAGGACGTTCGCGGGAAGGTGTTCGTCTTGCGAACCGATCTGATTTCGGTCGAGGTGCGGAGCCTGCTGCAGAGCGTGGCTCGAGCCGTCCTCCTCAGCCGCCGCGGCAGCCTCACCGAACAGGTCAAGCGCCTGTACGAGACCGAGCTTGCGGTACCGCGACCGCAGCGGCGGATATCTCCCCTCTTTGGCTGGGGGGAGCCACGCGCAAGAGCGGCGAGCGAACGGCTTGAGACCACCGCGCCACAACTGGATATCGAGTTTTTCAATGGCCTCGGCGGCTTCGCCGACAGCGCGCGGGAATATGTGACGATCCTCGGCGAGGGACAGTGGACGCCTGCGCCCTGGATCAACGTGATCGCCAACCCATCGTTCGGCTTCCAGACGTCAGTCGACGGTGGCGGCTACACGTGGTCGATCAACAGTCGCGAGCATCAGCTCACGCCGTGGTCGAACGACCCCATCGGCGATCAGCCGGGCGAGGCGATCTACCTCCGCGACGACGATAGTGGCGCCCTCTGGTCTCCGACCGCGCTGCCCATTCGCGAGGAGGTCTCGCCGTACGTCTGCCGACACGGCCAGGGCTACAGCCGCTTCGAACACACTTCGGACGGCGTCTCACTCGAGTTGCTGCAGTACGTCCCGCTCGACGATCCCGTCAAGATCTCACGGCTGAGCGTCCGGAATGGCTCGGGCCGGTCGCGGCGTCTATCAGTCACTGCGTATGTCGAGTGGGTGCTCGGGACATCCCGTGGTGCCTCGGCGCCATGCGTCGTGACTGAGATCGATTCGGAGACCGGAGCCATGCTCGCACGCAACGCTTGGAGTAACGAGTTCGGTGGTCGCGTCGCATTCGCCGACCTGCGGGGACGGCAACTCACATGGACGGGTGACCGGACAGAGTTCCTCGGCCGCAACGGCACACTCGATCAGCCGTCGGCGCTCACCGACGGAGGATCGCTCTCCAATCGAGTCGGCGCTGGTCTCGACCCCTGCGGCGCTCTGCAAACCAAGCTGGAGATCAAGCCGAACGATTCGGCCGAGATCGTATTCTTTCTCGGCGAGGCGGCGACAAAGGCGGACGCGCTCGCGTTGATCACGCGCTACCGCACCGCCGATCTCGATGCGGTCTTCGAGGCGGTGATCCGGCAGTGGGATGACGTCCTCGGCGCGGTGCAGGTGCGCACGCCCGACCGCTCCATGGACATCCTGCTGAACCGCTGGTTGCTCTACCAGGCGCTCGCGTGCCGGGTGTGGGCGCGTTCGGCGTTCTACCAGGCGAGCGGTGCGTACGGATTCCGCGATCAGCTCCAAGATGTGATGGCGCTGTCACTGTCGCAGCCCCAGCAGACGCGCGCGCATCTGCTGCGCGCCGCGGCGCGGCAGTTCGTCGAAGGGGACATGCAGCATTGGTGGCTGCCATCGTCGGGCCAGGGAGTTCGGACGCGGATGTCCGACGACGGGGTCTGGTTACCGCATGCCGTCGCCGACTACGTCGAGGTCACGGGCGATCTGGCGGTGCTTGATGAGCCGGTGCCGTTTCTCGACGGGCCGGGTCTTCGCGACGGCGAGCCCGACGCGTACTTTCAGCCGATGGTTGCTGAGGAGCGCGCTACGCTGTTCGAGCACTGCGCGCGCGCGCTCGACCGAAGTCTATCGTTCGGTGTGCACGGCTTGCCGCTGATGGGCACGGGCGACTGGAACGATGGCATGAACCGGGTCGGCGCGGGCGGGAAGGGCGAGAGTGTCTGGCTCGGTTGGTTTCTCCACGCCACGCTCTGTGCGTTCGCTCCCCTGGCGGACGGTCGTGTTGAGCAAGCGCGGGCCACGACCTGGAGATGCTGCGCCGCCGCCCTGCGGGAATCGCTGGAGCGAGAAGCGTGGGACGGCGACTGGTACCGCCGCGGCTACTTCGATGACGGAACACCGCTCGGTTCAGCGTCGAACGACGAGTGCCGCATCGATTCGATCGCGCAGTCGTGGGCCGTGATCTCCGGCGCCGCGGATCCGGCGCGGGCTGCCCGTGCCATGGCGGCAGTGGAAGAACACCTGGTGCGCCGCAGTGACGGAGTGATGACACTCTTCACTCCGCCGTTCGATCACACTGCCCTCGACCCTGGGTACATCAAAGGGTACCCACCCGGCATCCGCGAGAATGGCGGCCAATACACCCATGCCGCCATCTGGTCGGTGATCGCCTTCGCGCTGCTCGGCGACGGAGACAAGGCCGGTGAACTATTTGCGATGTTGAATCCGATCAACCATGCGAGCACGCGCTCCGGCGTGCATCGCTACAAAGTGGAGCCCTACGTTGTCGCCGCTGACATCTACGCCACGGCGCCGCACGTCGGGCGCGGCGGCTGGACCTGGTACACCGGCTCGGCCGCGTGGATGTATCGCGCCGGCCTCGAATCGATCCTCGGGTTCCGTGTACGCGGCGCGACGCTGCTCATCGACCCGTGCATCCCCAAAGCGTGGCGCGGCTTCGAGATCGAGTTCCGCTACCACTCCGCACGCTACAACATTGCAGTGGAGAACCCGCGCGGCGTCACTCGCGGCGTCACCCGTGTGGAACTAGACGGTGCGGAGCTGGCCGAGGCTCAAGGACCGATTCCGATGGTCGACGACGGCGCGACCCATCGGGTGCAGGTCACTCTGGGGTGA
- a CDS encoding M20/M25/M40 family metallo-hydrolase: MTINQLLDGLATARENGSAGLTEAASALEKTLRAAGAEVSLQEFVCRPYAARLAGVVCFTLSVVFCVLMWRRRFVWALLVAALLPAYLGLDYELRLPLLSRIGAVREHSIIARFPVAQPQRTVILTAHYDTKTDLLDDYQRAPIQFLIVPILVITLALPLTALWRQASGHDERHVRMWAALVPLYFFGFLLMMSGGAIVSARSPGALDDAAAVATLTKLAEQLGGREPPLEHTEIEIVLFAGEEVGLQGSAAYVAERLMPPLPRPTYVINGERWGYGRGLSYFVSERSAWRRYDASGTLVRTLDHALRQLVSGAGLVPDIQPVSTDARSFLAAGIPSVALGSQRNGDGQIRGLHSAADNRDRIQAGTLEQTVAFLQAALADIDAHGVEGEGTTER; encoded by the coding sequence ATGACGATCAATCAACTACTCGATGGATTGGCGACGGCGCGCGAGAACGGCAGCGCCGGTCTGACAGAGGCGGCGAGCGCGCTCGAAAAGACCTTGCGCGCCGCCGGTGCTGAGGTCTCGTTGCAGGAGTTCGTCTGTCGACCCTATGCCGCGCGGCTGGCGGGGGTGGTGTGCTTCACATTGTCGGTCGTCTTCTGTGTGCTGATGTGGCGGCGGCGCTTCGTGTGGGCGCTGCTCGTCGCCGCGCTGTTGCCCGCGTATCTGGGATTGGACTACGAGTTGCGGCTGCCGCTGCTGAGCCGCATCGGCGCCGTGCGTGAGCACAGCATCATCGCCCGCTTTCCGGTCGCGCAGCCGCAGCGCACGGTGATCTTGACTGCCCACTACGATACTAAGACGGATCTGCTCGATGATTATCAACGCGCCCCGATCCAGTTTCTCATCGTGCCGATACTGGTGATCACCCTGGCGTTGCCGCTCACGGCGCTGTGGCGCCAGGCCAGCGGTCATGACGAGCGACACGTGCGGATGTGGGCGGCGTTGGTTCCGCTGTATTTCTTCGGCTTCCTCTTGATGATGTCCGGCGGCGCGATCGTGTCTGCGCGCAGTCCCGGCGCGCTTGACGATGCGGCCGCGGTGGCGACGCTGACGAAATTGGCCGAGCAGCTCGGCGGGCGCGAGCCGCCGCTCGAACACACGGAGATCGAGATCGTGCTGTTCGCCGGCGAGGAAGTCGGGTTGCAAGGGTCGGCGGCCTACGTGGCCGAGCGATTGATGCCGCCGCTGCCGCGTCCAACCTATGTCATCAATGGCGAGCGATGGGGATACGGGCGCGGGCTGAGCTACTTCGTCAGCGAGCGGTCGGCGTGGCGCCGCTATGATGCGTCCGGCACGTTGGTGCGCACTCTCGATCACGCGCTCCGCCAGCTCGTATCTGGCGCGGGCCTGGTACCGGACATTCAACCGGTGAGCACGGATGCGCGTAGTTTCCTCGCCGCCGGAATTCCGAGTGTCGCCCTCGGCAGTCAGCGCAATGGCGATGGGCAGATTCGCGGACTGCACTCGGCTGCCGACAACCGCGACCGCATTCAAGCCGGCACATTGGAGCAGACCGTCGCCTTCCTACAAGCTGCGCTGGCAGACATCGACGCGCACGGCGTCGAGGGCGAAGGCACGACCGAGCGCTGA
- the murA gene encoding UDP-N-acetylglucosamine 1-carboxyvinyltransferase, translating to MSKLIITGGRRLRGRIRVAGNKNAAAPVLAATLLTDQPIRLGNIPDIEDVRVFVEMLRALGATVESAGEAWQISTAAVSSSRPDRRLARQIRMSLLLAGPLLARFGRVALPFPGGDVIGRRRVDTHLQALQALGASVEVTREGYRLAATRLRGAEIFLDEMSVTATENTILAAVLAEGTTLIRNAASEPHVQDLCNFLVSLGARIVGIGTNLLTIEGVTSLRGGEFTLGPDYIETGSLIGLAAASGSQLRIVDCRPSDHAMTRIMYARLGIQWSVEDNDIVVPEGQRLEVLDDFGHAIPKIDDAPWPGFPADLIPIALVVATQARGSILIHEKLFESRLYFVDRLIQMGARIVLCDPHRAVVIGPSKLYGQDLASPDIRAGMALLIAALCAEGRSVIRHAQQIDRGYERIDERLAAIGADIRRE from the coding sequence ATGAGTAAGCTGATCATTACCGGCGGACGGCGATTGCGTGGGCGCATCCGCGTGGCAGGGAACAAGAATGCCGCGGCGCCGGTGTTGGCCGCGACGCTGCTCACCGATCAACCGATCCGACTCGGCAACATTCCCGACATCGAAGACGTGCGCGTGTTCGTTGAGATGCTGCGCGCGCTCGGCGCCACCGTCGAGTCTGCGGGTGAGGCCTGGCAGATCAGCACCGCCGCTGTGAGTTCGAGCCGCCCGGACCGGCGCCTCGCGCGCCAGATCCGCATGTCGCTGCTGCTCGCCGGGCCGCTGTTGGCGCGCTTTGGGCGCGTGGCGTTGCCGTTCCCCGGCGGCGACGTAATCGGGCGGCGGCGCGTCGATACGCACTTGCAGGCGCTGCAGGCGCTCGGCGCGTCGGTCGAAGTCACGCGCGAAGGTTATCGCTTGGCGGCCACACGCTTGCGCGGAGCCGAGATCTTTCTCGATGAGATGAGCGTCACCGCCACCGAGAACACCATCCTGGCTGCGGTACTGGCTGAGGGCACTACCCTGATCCGTAACGCGGCCTCGGAACCGCACGTTCAGGACCTCTGCAACTTCCTCGTCAGCCTCGGCGCCCGTATCGTTGGTATCGGCACCAACCTGCTCACCATCGAAGGTGTCACCAGTTTGCGCGGCGGCGAGTTCACGCTCGGTCCGGACTACATCGAGACCGGCAGCTTGATCGGCCTCGCCGCAGCGAGCGGAAGCCAACTCCGGATCGTCGACTGCCGTCCCAGCGATCACGCGATGACGCGCATCATGTATGCCCGCCTCGGTATCCAGTGGAGCGTCGAGGACAATGACATCGTCGTTCCGGAAGGGCAGCGGCTCGAAGTGCTCGACGACTTCGGGCACGCGATTCCAAAAATCGACGATGCGCCGTGGCCGGGCTTTCCGGCCGATCTGATTCCCATCGCGTTAGTGGTCGCCACGCAGGCACGCGGCTCGATCTTGATTCACGAGAAGCTGTTCGAGAGCCGGCTGTATTTCGTCGACCGCCTCATCCAGATGGGCGCGCGCATCGTCCTGTGCGATCCGCATCGCGCGGTGGTGATCGGACCGTCGAAGCTCTACGGGCAAGATCTCGCCTCACCCGACATCCGCGCCGGCATGGCGTTGCTGATTGCCGCACTGTGTGCCGAGGGCCGCAGCGTCATCCGCCATGCGCAGCAGATCGATCGCGGCTACGAACGGATCGATGAACGGCTCGCGGCGATCGGCGCGGATATTCGAAGGGAGTAG
- a CDS encoding DUF4911 domain-containing protein, whose protein sequence is MTTTDVVPIFLRVARRDIAFIKFVFESYEDVAIVRTVDRKTAVIVVLAVPDAVEHTRAILASLDCVWQEVPPPTESDDWLFTGSE, encoded by the coding sequence ATGACCACGACCGATGTCGTTCCCATCTTCTTGCGCGTGGCGCGCCGCGACATCGCGTTCATCAAGTTCGTGTTCGAGTCCTACGAAGACGTCGCGATCGTGCGCACGGTCGATCGCAAGACCGCGGTGATCGTCGTCCTCGCGGTGCCGGACGCCGTGGAGCACACCCGCGCGATCCTCGCGTCGCTCGACTGTGTGTGGCAAGAAGTCCCGCCCCCGACCGAGAGCGACGACTGGCTGTTCACCGGCAGCGAGTAG